In the Alistipes provencensis genome, TTGCTCATGTGTAATCGGAGTCGGTTTCGACCAATGTTTCAAGTCGTTTGTAGAAATCATTTTTATAATACCTCCAGTGGTATAGAAATGCATATCCTCGTAGAACAGAAAGAGGCGATCATTATGGACGAATAAAAACGGATCTGCTTCGATTATTATAGGATTTTTGGGGTTCCATATGCTTTCGGCATCAAGTCGTTTGATGGTTTTTTTATAGTTCGCAAAAAGAGGAATTTCTTTTACTATGGATATGTCGATGCCGAAGCATTCTGATTTTTCGATATTGTGTAGCATTATTCACTAATTTTAGAAAGAAGTGCCTCCCATTTACCGATTGTCTTATCAATAGAAAAGCAGGAGGCAGAAGCGATTGCGTTCATTTGCATGGCGCGTAAAAGCCGAGGATTGCTTGTAAGTGCCTTTATATGGTTGGCAAAGGTCTTTTCGTCGCCATTAGGAGTAAGATAGCCATTATAGCCGTTTTTTATTATGTCGGTATAGACGGGCGAGGAATTCATCACCACAGGCACTGCGCCATTCTGCAACGCTTCTGTTAAGGAAAGCCCCCAGCCTTCGGCACTGGAGGTTAGCAACAGTATTGAAGCCTCCTGATAATAAGGCAATGGAGCCTGACGCCCGCAAAACTCCACGTCTGTAATTTTTAAATAGGCAGCCTGTTTTCGATATCTTTCCAGGTCAGGTCCTTCGCCTATAAGTTTCAATGCCCAGCCATCTGTCGCTTTCCCGCGTTGCAATCGTTGCCATGCCTTAAGTATTAGCGAGATTCGCTTGTGGTACTCTGACATTCGGGCGCACACCAGCATGATTTTCTTTTTCTTATCTAACTCTTTCTCTGATATGATTCTGTCAAATGTGAGGGGATTATTGATTGCAATCAATTTGTCGTACTCTACGCGCTGCATTACTTTTCTGAGATAGGGACGATGGGTATCCGAGAGAATCACAAACGCATCGGAGTTATCATAG is a window encoding:
- a CDS encoding glycosyltransferase; the encoded protein is MNILWIYNMPLDPEAGGTERITSLVAQKLRILGHKCLEVLVFSERGGVMTYLGKTVTDLHAFLKEKKIDIVINQIAYATWLIDTFLAYGGRKWCAEGGKLISCLHFDPCNPDFVQLLMSKEQLTLTDKLQIIKHKLLPSYYTHKKERQEGEIYNKIYDNSDAFVILSDTHRPYLRKVMQRVEYDKLIAINNPLTFDRIISEKELDKKKKIMLVCARMSEYHKRISLILKAWQRLQRGKATDGWALKLIGEGPDLERYRKQAAYLKITDVEFCGRQAPLPYYQEASILLLTSSAEGWGLSLTEALQNGAVPVVMNSSPVYTDIIKNGYNGYLTPNGDEKTFANHIKALTSNPRLLRAMQMNAIASASCFSIDKTIGKWEALLSKISE